Within Mycobacterium heckeshornense, the genomic segment CCCGGACCTCGGCCGACCCGAGCACCGCGCCGCCCTGGCTGCCGAGCGCCTTGGACAACGTAGCCGTGATGACCACATCGGGCGCCCCGGCGAGCCCGAGCTCATGCACCAGCCCGCGTCCGCCCGCACCGCGCACCCCGAGGCCGTGCGCCTCGTCGACGATGAGCAGCGCGCGGTGCCGTCGGCACACCTCGTGCAGCTGCTGCACCGGCGCCAGGGCGCCGTCGGCGGAAAACACCGAATCGGTGACGACGACGGCGCGGTCCTCCTGCCGCGATGCCAGCGTCGCGTCCACCGCGTCGACGTCGCGGTGCGGTGTCACCACCACCCGGGCCCGAGACAGACGGCAGGCGTCGACCAGCGAGGCGTGCGACTGCGCGTCGGACACCAGCAGCGACCCGGGACCCGACAAGCCGACCACCGCCCCCAGGTTGGCGGTGTAACCAGAGGAAAACACCAAACCTGTTGGTGCACCGACGAATTCGGCTAGTGCGCACTCGAGTTCGTGGTGCAGCTCGGTGTCGCCGGTGACCAGCCGTGAACCGGTGGAGCCCGCGCCCCACGTACGCAGCGCCTGCACACCGGCGTCGATGACCTCGGGATGCCGGCAAAGACCGAGGTAGTCGTTGGACGCCAGGTCCAGCTCGGCGGCCACCGCCGGGCGCGGCCGCAGCGAGCGCCGCAACCCGGCCCGCCGGCGCTGCTGTTCTACCGCCCGTAACCAGGCCAGCGGTGAGGTCTCGATCGGCGCGCGCGTCATGTCGGCGTTCAGCCTACGAGGCGAGCCACCTCGACCATCGCCGAGGTGATCTGCGCGATCTCGTCGGCCCCGCAGATGAACGGCGGCATCGCGTAGATGAGGTTGCGGAACGGTCGCAGCCACACGCCGTGGTCCAGCGCGGCCGGGGTGGCGACGGCCAAATCGACGGGCCGGTCGCATTCGATGACGCCGATGGCGCCGCATACCCGCACATCGGTCACGGCCGGCAGCGCCCGGGCCGGCTGCAGCCCGGCGGTGAGCCCGGCGCTGATCTCGCCCACCGCCGCGCGCCAGTCGTGCCGCAGCAGCAACTCGATACTGGCCACCGACACCGCGCAGGCCAGCGGGTTGGCCATGAAGGTGGGCCCGTGCAGCAGCGGACCCGCGGCGCTGATGCCGTGTGCGACGTCAGCGGTGCACAGCGTTGCGGCCAGGCTCAGGTAGCCACCGGTGAGCGCCTTGCCGACACACATGATGTCCGGGCTGACCTCGACGTGGTCGGCGGCGAACAGCTCGCCGGTGCGCCCGAAACCGGTGGCGATCTCGTCGAAGATCAGCAACACCCCGTGCCGGCCGCAGATGTCGCGCAGGTCCACCAGGTAGCGGGGGTCGTGGAAGCGCATCCCGCCCGCGCCCTGCACCACCGGTTCGACGACCACGGCCGCCAGCTCGCCGGCGTGCTCGGCCAGCTGAGCCTCGAACGCCGCGCTGTAGCCCGGGTCGTAGTCGCGCGGCACCTGCGGGGCGAACACCTGCTCGGCGAGCACGTCGGTCCACAGCGAGTGCATGCCGCCGTCGGGATCGCAGATGCTCATCGAGGTGAACGTGTCGCCGTGGTAGCCGCCGCGCCAGGTCATCAGCCGCGTCTTGCCGGTCCGGCCTTGACTGCGCCAGTACTGCAACGCCATCTTCACCGCGACTTCGACCGACACCGACCCGGAGTCGCAGAAAAACACCGTTTCCAGCCCGGCCGGGGTGATGTCCACCAGTAGCTGGGCCAGCCGCGCCGCGGGCTCATGGGTGAGGCCGCCGAACATGACATGGTTCATCGTGTCCAGTTGCGTGGTCAGCGCGGCGTCAAGGACCGGGTGGCCATGACCGTGGATCGCGGTCCACCATGAGCTCATCGCGTCCAGCGCGTCGATCGGCTCGCCGTCGCGGATCAGGGTCAGCCACGCGCCGCGCGCGCCGACGGCCACCACCGGCGGCACCGCCTCGGCGCCGATCGTGCTGTACGGGTGCCACAGGTGGGCGGCGTCGATCGCGCTGATCTGCGCTGGCGTCAACGCGGGCACGATGACCGAGCGTAATCCAGCCGGTATGCGGCCGCCGGTTCGCGGAACCGGCCACCATCGGGGAGCATTGACCGGCATGGCCTTGCCGGATGAGCCTCGTCACCCCTACCCGGGCAACAGCCGCCCGCCGAAACGTCGGCTGCGGCTGGCTCGCTGGGACGTGATCTGCACCGTTGCCACGCTGACGCTGGTCATTGTCGCGGCCACCACGACGACGTTGCCGTCGCGGCTTTTCGGCTTTGTGGCCGACGTCTGCGCGGCGGACAGTTGCGCCCCCGCACCGTTGGGCATCAACTACTGGATCTACCCGGTGGTATGGGGCGGTTTGGGTGCGGCGTGCGCCGCGGCGGTCATCGGCCCGTTCGTGTCCCTGGTGAAGGGCTGGTACCTGTTCTTCTGGCCGCTGCTGGCGGTGGCCATCGTCGCCCTCAGCTCGGTGGCCGGGTCGGTGATGACCGCATTCAGCGAACAGTACGGTCATTGACGCCGCGTCGCCGACGTGAGACCGAAATCACAACGGACCGCAGAGGATTCGGCCACCAGCGGTCACCGTTCGGTCACAGTACGACAAAAATCCTTCGCACGGCCGCCCCGGCAGTGGCCACCACGACCATCTGTTGTCAAAGTGTCTGTAGTGACTCGTGTGACTGCCGTGGCGGTCGTGCACGGAGCGTTGTGACCGAGAGGGGTGGATTCGAATGAGGCGCAGCTACGCCGCCGCCATCGGTGCGGCCGCGTTGGCGGCGGGGTTGGCCGGCACGCCCGGCATGGCGAGCGCTGATACGAACGTCGTGTCAGCCAGCCACCAGCAGGCCATCAACTACGTGATCCAGCGCGCGTTGTCCCAGCGCGGCGTGCCGTACCTGTACGGCGGGGGCAACGTCGCGGGGCCGACCCGCGGCACCGGCCTACACGCCAACACCGTCGGATTCGACGCCTCGGGCCTGGTTCAGTACGCCTTCGCCGGCGCCGGCATCAAGATGCCGCGGACCTCGGGCGAGCAGTGCAACGTCGGCCGCAAAATCCCGCCGGCGCAGGCCCGACCGGGCGACCTGATCTGCTATGGCCCCGGCGGCAGCCAAAGCGTCGCGATCTACCTCGGCAACGGACAGATGATCGAGGCCACTGATCCGGCGGTGACGGTGTCGGCGGCACGCACCACCAACATGACGCCCTACCTGACCCGGATCATCGACTCCTGACTTGCGCCGAGCAGACGCAAAAGCGGCCATGTGGGCCAGGATGGGGGTGCTTTTGCGTCCGCTCGGCCGGGGAACCGGTTAGGTAGATTGTCTGGCGATCATGCTGACCCTCCCCGCGATCCGCCCGGTTGCCGCTCGCCGGCCTGCCGCTGCCGCGAGCGGTGCTCGCCAGTCAGGGTTCTACCGCCACGACCTGGACGGCCTGCGCGGCATCGCGATCGCGCTGGTCGCGATGTTCCACGTCTGGTTCGGCCGGGTGTCCGGCGGGGTCGACGTGTTCTTGGCGCTGTCGGGATTCTTCTTCGGCGGCAAGGTGTTGCGGACCGCGCTCAACCCGGTGGCGTCGCTGTCACCCGTGCCGGAGGCAATCCGGCTGGTGCGACGGCTGCTGCCCGCACTGGTCGTCGTGCTTGCCGGGTCCGCGGTGCTGACCATCCTGATCCAGCCGCAGACCCGGTGGGAAACCTTCGCCGACCAGAGCCTGGCCAGCCTTGGCTACTTCCAGAACTGGGAGCTGGCCCGCACAGCAGGCGACTACCTGCGGGCCGGGGAGGCCGTCAGCCCGCTGCAGCACATCTGGTCGATGTCGGTGCAGGGCCAGTTCTACCTCGCGTTTTTGGCGCTGGTGTTCGGTTGTGCGTACGCGCTGCGCCGATCTCTCGGCCCGCGGCTGCGGACGCTGTTCGTCGTGCTGCTCGGCGCGCTGACCGCGGCGTCGTTCGGGTATGCGATCCTCGCCCACCAGACCAACCAGGCGATGGCCTACTACGACAGTTTCGCGCGGGCATGGGAGCTGCTGCTGGGAGCGCTCGTCGGCGCGCTGGTGCCCTACATCCGCTGGCCGATGTGGCTGCGCACGCTGCTCGCCACGGTCGCGCTGGCAGCGATCCTGTCCTGCGGTGCGCTCATCGACGGCGTCAGGGAATTCCCGGGGCCGTGGGCGTTGGTACCGGTGGGCGCGACGGTGCTGATGATCCTCGCCGGCGCCAACCGCCACGCCGACCCGGACATCGGCGGTCGCATGCCGCTGCCCAACCGGCTGCTGGCTGCGGGCCCGTTGATGACGCTCGGCGCCATGGCCTATTCGCTGTACCTGTGGCACTGGCCGCTGCTGATCTTCTGGCTGGCCTATACCGGGCATCGGCGCGCCAACGTCGTCGAGGGCACGGCCGTGCTGGTCATCTCCGGCGTGCTCGCCTATTTCACGATGCGCTACGTCGAGGATCCGCTGCGCTACCGCGCCCCGGTCCACGCCGTGACGCAGGCGCCCGCGGTGCCCTGGCGGTCGCGGCTGCGCCGGCCGACGATGGCGCTGGGATCGGTGGTGGCGCTGCTGGGCGTAACCCTGACCGCGACCTCATTCACGTGGCGTGAGCACGTCACCGTGCAGCGCGCCGACGGCAAGGAGCTCAGCGGGCTCAGCGCACGCGACTACCCGGGGGCGCGTGCTCTGGTCAAGCATGTGCGGGTGCCCAAGCTGCGGATGCGGCCCACGGTGCTGGAAGCCAAAAACGATTTGCCGCTGTCGACCAAAGACGGCTGCATCAGCGACTGGGCCAACCCGGCGCTGATCAACTGCACCTACGGCGACGCCAACGCCACACGGACCATCGCGCTGGCCGGCGGGTCGCACGCCGAGCACTGGATCACCGCGCTGGATCTGCTCGGCCGCAGGCATCACTTCAAGGTCGTGACCTACCTCAAGATGGGCTGTCCGCTGTCCACCGAGGAAGTCCCGCTGATCATGGGCAACAACGCCGCCTACCCGCAGTGCCACGAGTGGGTGCAAAAGACGATGGCCAAGCTCATCGCCGACCGTCCGGACTACGTGTTCACCACGTCCACTCGACCGTGGAACATCAAACCTGGTGACGTGATGCCGGCGACCTATATCGGGATCTGGCAGACGTTCGCGGACAACAACATTCCCGTGCTGGCCATGCGGGACACGCCGTGGCTGGTCAAGGACGGCCGGCCGTTCGAACCCGCGGACTGCCTGGCCAAGGGCGGCAGCGCATCCTCGTGCGGGGTCAAACGCTCCGACGTGCTGGCCGATCACAACCCCACCCTGGACTTCGTCGAGCAGTTCCCGGGGCTCAAACCGCTTGACCTCAGTGATGCGATCTGCCGCGCCGACATCTGTCGGGCCGTCGAGGGAAACGTGTTGATCTACCATGACGCTCATCACCTGTCGGCCACCTACATGCGCACCCTCGCCGGTGA encodes:
- a CDS encoding 8-amino-7-oxononanoate synthase translates to MTRAPIETSPLAWLRAVEQQRRRAGLRRSLRPRPAVAAELDLASNDYLGLCRHPEVIDAGVQALRTWGAGSTGSRLVTGDTELHHELECALAEFVGAPTGLVFSSGYTANLGAVVGLSGPGSLLVSDAQSHASLVDACRLSRARVVVTPHRDVDAVDATLASRQEDRAVVVTDSVFSADGALAPVQQLHEVCRRHRALLIVDEAHGLGVRGAGGRGLVHELGLAGAPDVVITATLSKALGSQGGAVLGSAEVRDHLIDAARAFIFDTGLAPAAAGAALAALRVLAAEPWRPDAVLRHARSLARICGVSQVPESAVVPVILGDPEVAVAAAAACLDAGVRVGCFRPPTVPAGTSRLRLTARASMDDDDLELARTVLTDVLAAARP
- a CDS encoding adenosylmethionine--8-amino-7-oxononanoate transaminase, encoding MPALTPAQISAIDAAHLWHPYSTIGAEAVPPVVAVGARGAWLTLIRDGEPIDALDAMSSWWTAIHGHGHPVLDAALTTQLDTMNHVMFGGLTHEPAARLAQLLVDITPAGLETVFFCDSGSVSVEVAVKMALQYWRSQGRTGKTRLMTWRGGYHGDTFTSMSICDPDGGMHSLWTDVLAEQVFAPQVPRDYDPGYSAAFEAQLAEHAGELAAVVVEPVVQGAGGMRFHDPRYLVDLRDICGRHGVLLIFDEIATGFGRTGELFAADHVEVSPDIMCVGKALTGGYLSLAATLCTADVAHGISAAGPLLHGPTFMANPLACAVSVASIELLLRHDWRAAVGEISAGLTAGLQPARALPAVTDVRVCGAIGVIECDRPVDLAVATPAALDHGVWLRPFRNLIYAMPPFICGADEIAQITSAMVEVARLVG
- the ripD gene encoding NlpC/P60 family peptidoglycan-binding protein RipD, whose amino-acid sequence is MRRSYAAAIGAAALAAGLAGTPGMASADTNVVSASHQQAINYVIQRALSQRGVPYLYGGGNVAGPTRGTGLHANTVGFDASGLVQYAFAGAGIKMPRTSGEQCNVGRKIPPAQARPGDLICYGPGGSQSVAIYLGNGQMIEATDPAVTVSAARTTNMTPYLTRIIDS
- a CDS encoding acyltransferase family protein, with the protein product MLTLPAIRPVAARRPAAAASGARQSGFYRHDLDGLRGIAIALVAMFHVWFGRVSGGVDVFLALSGFFFGGKVLRTALNPVASLSPVPEAIRLVRRLLPALVVVLAGSAVLTILIQPQTRWETFADQSLASLGYFQNWELARTAGDYLRAGEAVSPLQHIWSMSVQGQFYLAFLALVFGCAYALRRSLGPRLRTLFVVLLGALTAASFGYAILAHQTNQAMAYYDSFARAWELLLGALVGALVPYIRWPMWLRTLLATVALAAILSCGALIDGVREFPGPWALVPVGATVLMILAGANRHADPDIGGRMPLPNRLLAAGPLMTLGAMAYSLYLWHWPLLIFWLAYTGHRRANVVEGTAVLVISGVLAYFTMRYVEDPLRYRAPVHAVTQAPAVPWRSRLRRPTMALGSVVALLGVTLTATSFTWREHVTVQRADGKELSGLSARDYPGARALVKHVRVPKLRMRPTVLEAKNDLPLSTKDGCISDWANPALINCTYGDANATRTIALAGGSHAEHWITALDLLGRRHHFKVVTYLKMGCPLSTEEVPLIMGNNAAYPQCHEWVQKTMAKLIADRPDYVFTTSTRPWNIKPGDVMPATYIGIWQTFADNNIPVLAMRDTPWLVKDGRPFEPADCLAKGGSASSCGVKRSDVLADHNPTLDFVEQFPGLKPLDLSDAICRADICRAVEGNVLIYHDAHHLSATYMRTLAGELGRQIAAATGWW